ACCCACGGCGTGAACTGCACTGGTTCTTGTTCCTGGAAGGTCTACGTAAAAGATGGCGTGATCACCTGGGAATCCCAGGCAGTGGATTACCCAAGCACCGGGCCAGACATGCCCGATTATGAGCCTCGTGGTTGCCCTCGCGGCGCATCCTTTTCCTGGTACACCTACTCGCCTACGCGCATTCGCTACCCCTATATCCGCGGCGTTCTTCTTGATATGTTCCGCGAGGCCAAGGGGCGTTTGGGCGATCCCGTCCTCGCGTGGCGCGAGATCGTGGAAACCCCTGAAAAGCGTCAGGCCTATATCTCTCAGCGCGGCAAGGGCGGCTTGGTGCGTGTGGGTTACGACGAGGCAATGGAAATTGCTGCCGCAGCCCATGTGTACACCGTCAAGCAATATGGCCCCGACCGCATCGCGGGCTTTACCGTGATCCCGGCGATGTCGCAGGTTTCTTATGGTGCAGGTACTCGCTTCTTGCAACTTATCGGCGGCGTGGCCTTGTCCTTCTACGACTGGTACGCAGACCTTCCGCCTGCTTCTCCTCAAACCTTCGGCGATCAAACCGATGTGCCGGAATCTGGCGACTGGTATAACTCCAGCTATCTGATGATGTGGGGTTCGAATATCCCCGTCACCCGTACTCCCGACGCGCACTTTATGGCAGAGGCGCGCTATAAGGGCACCAAGGTTGTGGTGGTCTCTCCCGACTTTGCAGATAACACCAAGTTTGCTGATGAATGGCTCAGGCTTGCACCTGGCACCGATGGTGCGCTGGCTTTTGCCATGGGTCATGTGATCTTAAGCGAATTCCATGTGGGCAAGAAGGAGCCTTTCTTCCTTGACTACATGCGGCAATTCACCGATGCCCCCTTCCTTGTGGAGCTGGATCAGCGAGCAGACGGCACCTTTACCCCAGGCAAGTTCCTCAGTGCAGCCCAAAGCGGTGACGATTCGCTGGCAAGCACGGCTAATGCCACTCACCGCCTGCTGGTGATGGAAGCTGATGGTGCCATCAAGGATCCCGGCGGCACCGTGGCTGATCGCTGGGGTGATGATGGCGAGGGCAAGTGGAACCTCAAGCTCGATGGTGTTGCTCCGGTGATGTCGGTGGCAGAAACCAATGGCTTTGATACTGCCGAGGTGTGCTTCCCGCGCTTTGATCTTCCAGGCGGCGGCGATCAGGCAGGACCTGTTGGTGCTGGCGTCGTGCACCGTGGTGTGCCTACACGCACGGTCAACGGCAAGCTGGTTACCACCGTGTATGACTTGATGCTCGCCCACTACGGTGTGCGCCGCGAAGAGCTGAACTTGCCTGGTCAGTGGCCTGAAGATTTCTTTGATGCTTCTGTGGTGGGCACTCCTGCATGGCAAGAAGAGCTCACCGGCGTACCTGCGAATGCCGCGATCCGTATTGGGCGCGAATTTGCTCAAAATGCTGTGGATTCCGGCGGACGTTCGCAGATCATTATGGGCGCTGGTGTCAACCACTACTTCCATGCTGATTCCATCTATCGCACCTTCTTGGCACTGACCTCGATGTGCGGTACCCAGGGTGTCAATGGTGGCGGCTGGGCACACTATGTGGGCCAGGAAAAGCTGCGTCCGATGAATGGTTGGGGCCAGTACGCTTTTGCAGGCGACTGGAACCGCCCGCCACGTCAGATGATTTCTACCGGCTTCTACTACCTCACCACTGATCAGTGGCGCTATGACTCCACCAAGGCCGCACGTTTGGCCTCGCCTTTGGCAAACCGTGGCGTGGTGGGTAATAAGACCACCGCCGATACGCTGGTGGAATCGATGAAGCGCGGTTGGATGCCTTCGTATCCGCAGTTTGATCGCAACACCTTGTTGCTGGCCGAAGAAGCCAAGCAGCAAGGCATCTCCCCTCAAGAACACATTGCCAATGAGCTCAATGCGGGCAATCTTCATTTTGCTTGCGAGGATCCGGATAATCCGCAGAACTATCCGCGTATTTTGCTCAACTGGCGTACCAACCTTCTGGGTTCTTCTGCCAAGGGCACGGAGTTCTTCTTGCGCCACATGCTTGGTATTGATTCTGATGCTTCTGCCGAAGAGATCGGTCCGGAAGATCGCCCCGAGCAGATGGTCTGGCGCGATGAGGCCCCGAAGGGGAAGTTGGATCTGATGATGACCACCGACTTCCGCAACACGTCTACCTCGCTGAGCTCGGATATCGTGCTGCCTGCTGCTACTTGGTATGAAAAGCACGATATGTCTTCTACAGACATGCACCCCTTCTTGCACTCCTTTAATGCGGCCATTAATCCGCCCTGGGAGGCACGAAGCGATTTCGAGGTCTTCCGCGATTTGGCCGCAGCGTTTTCTAAGCTCGCAGCCAAGTGGTTAGGCACGCAGACCGACGTGGTGGCTGCACCACTTGCGCACGATTCCCCAGACGAGCTGGCTATGCCCGGTGGTGTGGTGCCGCCGCTGGATGAGCACGGCTACGTTCCAGGCAAGACCATGGCCAAGCTCATCCCCGTCGAGCGCGACTATGCGGCCGTGTATGAAAAGTGGATGCACTTAGGCCCGCTCACGGGCAAACTTGGCACCGGTGTGCATGGCACGGCGTATAACGTCGAAAAGCAAACCGAAGAGCTCAAGTTGATCCTGGGCGAATCCGAAACCACCACCGCCGGACTGCGCCCGGACCTGAGCACCGCGCCGAAGGTGATCGACATGATCTTGCACCTTTCTGGCGTCTCGAATGGCGAGGTGGCAGCCGAAGGCTTCCGCAATCAGGCAAAGCGCACTGGCCTGGATAACCTCCATGAGCTCGTCGATAATGTAGAAGGCACCCGAATTAACTGGGACATGATCAAGGAACGCCCGGCAGAGGTGATCACTTCTCCTGAGTGGACGGGTATTAAGAAGGATGGTCGGCGCTACACGGCGTTTTCGATCAATCGCGAGTACCTAAAGCCCTTCCATACCTTGTCTGGTCGCATGCACTACTACCTCGACCACGACTGGTTCATTGATTATGGCGAGGCCTTGCCCATGTATCGCCCGCCGCTGGATCACTTGCACGTCCACGGCGAGACGGCCCCGGGTGAGCTATTGCAAAACGACGCCGGGGATCCAGAGGTCACCGTTCGCTACCTCACCACGCACAATAAGTGGTCGATTCACTCGCAGTACTACGACAACCTGCATGTGTTGTCTATCTCTCGTGGTGGCCAGGTGATTTGGATGTCGCAAAAAGACGCCGACAAGCTCGGTGTTCGCGATAACGACTGGGTTGAGGCATATAACCGCAATGGTGTGGTTTCGGCTCGCGCGATCGTTTCCTATCGCATCCCTGAAGGCACGGTGTTTATGAACCACGCCCAGGAACGCACCACGGGCACGCCGCTCAATGAGTCCACCGGACGTCGCGGCGGTACCCACAATTCGCTTACCCGCATCATGATCAAGCCGATTCACGTCGCCGGTGGCTATGGCCACCTCACCTACGGCTTTAACTACATCGGCCCCACTGGCAATAACCGTGACGAGGTCACGCGCATCCGCCGCCGCTCCCAGGAGGTTGAATACTAATGAAGGTCATGGCCCAAATTGCGATGATCATGAACCTAGACAAGTGCATCGGCTGCCACACGTGTTCTGTGACCTGTAAGCAGGCATGGACCAACCGCGAGGGCACCGAGTACATGTGGTTCAACAACGTAGAAACGCGCCCTGGCGTTGGTTATCCCTATGGGTGGGAAGATCAAGGCAAATGGGAAGGCGGCTGGGTGCTGGATAAGCGCGGCAAGCTCAAGCCTCGTTCGGGTGGGCGTTTAAAAAAGCTCGCCACCATCTTCCATAACCCCAAGCTGCCTACCATCGAGGACTATTACGAGCCTTGGACCTATGAGTATGAAAAGCTGCTCTCGGCTCCTGCAGGCCAAAAGACCCAGCCCACTGCGCGGCCTGTGTCGCAGCTCGATGGCCGGCCGATCGATACCATCAAGTGGTCTTCTAACTGGGACGATAACCTCGGCGGCTCCGGGCAAACACTTGATGATGACCCGGTGCTCAAGCAGATGAATATGCAGGTGCGCAAGGAGATCGAAGATGCCTTCATGTTCTATCTTCCGCGTATTTGCGAGCACTGCTTGAACCCCACGTGCGTTTCTTCTTGCCCTTCGGGGGCGATGTATAAGCGCAGTGAAGACGGCATCGTGTTGGTGGATCAGGATCGTTGCCGTGGTTGGCGCATGTGTGTTTCGGGCTGCCCGTATAAGAAGGTCTACTTCAACCACAAAACCGGCAAGGCCGAAAAATGTACCTTGTGCTATCCGCGCATCGAGGTTGGCCAGCCCACCGTGTGTTCGGAAACCTGCGTCGGCCGCCTGCGTTACCTCGGAGTTTTGCTTTACGACGCCGACCGTGTGGCATCGGCAGCCTCCACACCGGAAGAAGGCGATCTCTTCCAAGCGCAAAAAGATATTCTGCTTGATCCCCATGATCCTGAGGTGCAGCGTGCGGCAGTAGAAGCTGGCATCCCGCACTCCTGGATCGATGCTGCACAGCAATCCCCCATCTGGGATCTCATCTTCCGCTACGAGGTGGCCGTGCCCTTGCACCCGGAGTATCGCACCTTGCCTATGGTGTGGTACATCCCGCCACTGAGCCCAGTGGTGGATGCCGTGACTGCCTCTGGCGCAGATGGCGAGCACCACAAGGTGTTGCTCTCTGCTATTTCCAATATGCGTATCCCCCTGGAGTACCTCGCGGGGCTGTTTACCGCCGGCGATACAGCGGCGGTAGAAAAGGTGCTGCGCAGGCTTGCCGCCATGCGTTCGTATATGCGCGATATCAACCTCGGCCAAAAACCGCAGGAAGCTATTGCCGCTTCGGTGGGCATGACCGGCAAGGACATGGAGGCGATGTATCGCTTGCTTGCCATTGCCAAGTACGACGATCGCTACGTGATCCCCACCGCTTCGCCGGAAACACCGCGCGGTATTTCCTCGCTGCCTTCTTTCGGCGGCGCGGATCCTGCTGCCAGCGTGGAGCAATTCCACGGTTTGGGTGAAGGTGCGCCCGAGGCCTGCCATAGCGGCGCGGGCGCAGGGCCTGTAGCGCTTACTTCTTGGAGTGCTGGGCAGCGTCCAGACTCGATGTTTCCAAGGAGCCGATAGATGCGTACCCACGTCGGCATCGTCCCGGCCCCAACCCCGGCCGTAGCCATTACCCAGCAGCAACGCCGCAGGCTGTTTATGGCCTGTTCCCTGCTGCTGGACTACCCGGATGAGGTCTTAATCCAACGCATCCCCACCGTCCGCGAGGCCCTAGGTGCTATGCCTGCAGCGATTGAAGCGGAGCTCGAAGGGTTTTTCCACGCTACTGATACCCACGCTGCTCGCTGGTTGGAGGAACACTACGTAGATACCTTTGATCAGCGCCGCCGCTGTTCGCTGTTTTTGAGCTACTACGCCGTAGGCGATACCCGCCAGCGCGGCACAGCCATCCTGGCGTTTCGCGATGCACTTGGCGCCTTAGGTTTTGAGCTCGATCGCGATGAACTCCCCGATCACTTGTGTGTGCTGCTCGAAGCCGCAGGGCTTGCCCAGGGTGAGGTGCACGATCAAGCAACCCAAATCCTTGCCACCCACCGCGATGGCATCGAGGTGCTGCGCGCAGCCCTAGAAACCTTCGATTCTCCCTATGCGCACCTGATCAAGGCGGTGTGCATGGCGTTGCCGGAGATTGACCAAGAGCTTGCTCAGCACTTTATGGAGCTGATTCGCCAGGGGCCTCCCTCCGAACTGGTTGGCCTTGGCACCCCATTTCCCTTTGCCCAAACCGAAAACCCCTAAATAAGGAATCACCATGACTTCTATTGACACGTTCTTGTGGGTCGCGTTTCCTTGGCTTGCCATCGTCGCGTTTGTGCTGGGCATGTCTTGGCGTTGGCGTACCGATCAATTTGGCTGGACCACGCACTCCACCCAAATCTATGAATCAAAGCTGCTGCGCATCTCCTCGCCGCTATTTCACTGGGGCATGATGTTTGTGATCCTCGGCCACATCATGGGCTTGGCTTTTCCTAAGTCCTGGACTCGTGCCGTAGGCATCTCAGATGCCGCCTATCACCTCATCGCCACCATCCCCGGCACCATCGCCGGTATCGCCGCGGTGCTGGGATTAGTGGGGTTGATTTATCGCCGCGTGCACACCCGCTCGGTGTTCCTATCCACCTCCACCTCAGACAAGGTGATGTATGTGCTGCTTGGCCTTGCTATCTTGAGTGGCTTCGTTGCCACGGTGAGCACCCAGGTCTTCGGTGGGCCTCATGGCTACGATTACCGCGAGACCATCTCTCCTTGGCTGCGCCAATTGCTCATCTTTAATGCGCACCCGGAGTGGATGGCTACGGTGCCCTGGCAGTTCAAGGTGCACGTGCTTGCAGGTTTCACCCTGCTGGCTGTGTGGCCCTTTACTCGCCTGGTGCACGTATTTTCTGCCCCGGTTGGCTACACCACCCGCCCCTATGTGGTGTATCGCTCCCGTGATACAAGAACGCAGCCAACACGCCAACATGTTGCCTGGGAGCCGGTACGCTCAAATAAACGCCAGGTGCATGAACCCAACGACGAAGGCCAGTGGTACGGCGCATAGCCTTCTCCGGGCACCACGCACAAGCGTTGGTGCCCACTACTTTTTCTAGGAGAACACCCATTATGCGTAAATTACTGCCGCTAGCACTGGCTTTGGTGCTCACCGGCTGCGCGTCCCAGGAACAACTCACGGTTTTTGGTGCCGCCTCTACACGTTTGATTAATGATTCCTTAGTCCAACAAAGTGGCGAAGATATCCAATTCCACAATGCCGGCTCTGCTGCCCTGGTACAGCAGTTACGCGAAGGCGCGCCAGCAGATGTGTTGATCACCGCCAACGAGGCCACCATGCAACAAGCCGAAGATGCAGGGCTTGTTGGCACACCAAAGGCTGTAGCAACAAACTCCATGGTGCTGATCGTGCCCAAGGGCAACCCGGCCGGTGTGCAAGGATTCAAAGACTTAGGCGATGCCGTGGTGGTCATTTGTGATGTGCAAGTCCCCTGTGGCGATACCACTGCCACATTGGAAAAGGCCAATAACACCACCATTAATGCTGCCTCACTGGAGCAATCAGTCTCCGATGTCTTAGGCAAAGTGGTCTCGCGTGAAGCCGATGCCGGCGTGGTGTATCGCAGCGATGCTGCAGCCGCAGGCGATAGCGTGGAGGTCATTGAAATTCCCCATGCCGATGAGTACCCCAATCGCATCATGGCGGCGGTGGTGGATCAAAGCTCGCATCCCGATCAAGCAGAAAAGATCTTAAACACCTTGGGCTCGCAGGAGTTTCGTTCTACCTGGCAAGAACAGGGGTTCACCCCACAGTGATCCAGCGCCTTGCCCCAAGCGCACCACGGTGGGTGCATCTGCTTGCTGTACTCGCCGGGGTGTTTCTGCTGCTGCCGCTGATAGCCCTATGCACCCGAGTGGCGTGGACAGACATCATCGGTATTGCGTTGCGCGAGGATTCTTTGCAGATGTTCGCGCTAAGCCTGGGCTCTGCTGTGGTGGCCACGCTGTGTTGTTTGGTGCTAGGAATCCCGCTTGCGCTGTGGTTGCAGTTGCTGCCTCGAGGCGCAGGCCTTGCCCGCGGTTTGGTGCTCCTGCCTTTGGCCATGCCCCCGGTGGTGGCGGGCTTGGCGCTCAGCGCAGCCTTTGGGCGCAAGGGACTAGTAGCACCGCTTCTAGATGCCACCGGTATCCAACTGGCGTTTAGCTTTGCAGGTGTGGTGATGGCGCATTGTTTTATCGCGCTTCCTTTTGTGGTGGTGACTGTGGATGCGGCACTACGGCAATTTGATCGCGAGATTTGGTATTCGGCCCAGGCAGTAGGAATGACGCCCACCCAGGTGGTGCGCCGGGTGTTATTACCTGGTGTGCGCCCGGCGATACTCAGCGGCGCCGGCTTGGCCTTTGTGCGCTCGCTTGGAGAGTTCGGCACCACGCTCACCTTTGCAGGATCCTTACCTGGGGTAACCCGAACGCTCCCGGTGGGCATTTATCTCGCTAGAGAAACTGACCCCGATCAGGCCTATGCGTTAGCAGCCCTGCTCGTGCTGTTGGCCGTGGCAGTGCTGGCAGCAGTCGCACTTCTTGGGCGATCTCCTCGTGTGCGTACTCAGCAGGCCGTTGAGCTTAGGCCTGTCGATGTGGCTGCGTTAAGTGCGCTGAGTGCCTCTGAGCTTGGAGCACCCAGCATCAAGGTGGATGATTTTTATGCCCAGGCTGGGCACACCACCGCACTCATTGGCCCTAATGGTGCAGGTAAAACCACGTTATTGGGCAAAATTGCAGGCAGAATTAGCGCGCAGGTCTTCATAGATGGCAAGCCGATATCCGAGCCGATGTGGCAACGCGGCATTGTCATGCTTACCCAGCAGCCCGGTTTGCCGCGGCACTGCAGCGTTGAGCAGGCCATCGCGATGGTGCACCCCGAGGCAGCCCGGCTGTTAGAGGCGGCAGGTTTAGAGGCCTTAGCCAACGTGCCCACCGCGGAGCTTTCGGGCGGGCAAGCCGCGCAGGTTGCCCTGCTGCGCGCTTTGGCTGCTCGCCCACGGGTGTTATTGCTTGACGAGCCCCTCGCTGCAGTCGATGTTGAGGCAGCGCAGCATTGGCGTGCATTGTTGGCTGCTGCCGCCAAGGGGCGCACGGTGGTGTTTATTAGCCACGACCCCACCGATGTTGCCACCTTGAGTTCCAAGATCGCGGTGCTCGAACAAGCCCAGGTGCGCAGCATTGCAGATACGCAGGAGGAATTTAGCCGTCCGAGCAATAGCTTTGTGGCCTCTTTTGCTGGGGTGAATCGCTTGGAAGGCGTAGTGCAAAGCGTCGAGCACGGTATTGCAGAAATGCGCGTTGGCGATCTTCACGTTGTTGCTCAGGCCGATGGCGATCTCGCTGTCCACGATCGGGCGGTGGCGGTGTTTGCCCCGGATGCTGTGACGTTGAAGGTGGTTGAGAATCCGGCGGGGGTGGAATCCGCGCGCAATCAGTGGGAGGGGCGGATCACATCGGTTGAGTTCCATAAAAATATTGTGTTTGTACGTGTAAAATTTGCTACAGCATCGATTACGTTGCACACCACTCAAGCCTCCGCGTTGCGTTTATCGCTGGGCGTTGGCAGCAGCGTAATTTGTGCCATAAAAGCACTCAACGTGCATGTTTATCGTGCGCCTACCCCACACGCCAGCACCGAGGAATTATGAACCAGCACCCCCCTCGTCCCGCAACGGATCTTTTTCCAGAGTCTTTAAAGCTCAGCCCCAAACAGCGGCTTGTGCTTGATACTTTGGCCGATTATCCCGATGGCGCGCGTGTGTACGAGTTGGCCGAAGAACTGAACATGCATGCCAATACTATTCGTGGCCACCTTGATGAGCTCACCGAGCGCGGCGCCGTACATTCCTTTACCGCACCCGCCATTGGCCGCGGGCGCCCCTCGTTGATTTATAAGGTTCGCATCCCCGATAACCGCACGGTGGCTGCCGAGTACGTCACCTTGATCGAGGTGATGGGCGATTATCTCGAAGAACAAGCCGCCACCGCCGAGGAACAAGCGGCCATGGCCCGCACCATTGGCAAGCGCTGGGGCGAAAAGTTGCGCGAGCGCGGCTTGGAAAGCCCCGAATCCAGCCAGGGCTTTTTGGGCAGGATCACCGGCTATCTTCGCAGCATGGGCTTTGATCCCACGCAGGAAGTCAGCACCGATGAGGGCACGAGCATTTCCATGCGCAGTTGCCCGCTAAGCTCCAATGAGTTCCAGCCAACACCGTTTATTTGTGCCGTGCACGAAGGCACGTTGCAGCAGTTGCTTGACGACGACCGCATGCACCTCAACCTCGTGCCCTATGATCAGCCGGGCCAGTGTTGCGTAGAGATCAAGCAGAAGCAGGCTTAGGCCTCTAATACCTCGGTCTGTACTGGTCCGGCCACGCTCAGTGGCAGCACACGCATGCCGGATTCTTCGGCTTCGCGTAGCAACTGCGAATCGAGGTCTTCGGTGATCAGCACCATGGCGGTAGGCCCTGCGCCTGAAAGGTAGGCTGCCACACCGCGGTTGCGAAGCCTGTTTACCCATTCAGCGGTCAAAGGCAGCACATCGGCGCGATACGGCTGGTGGAGTCGATCCCTGGTGGCCTCCCACAGCAGCTCGGGGTGATGCTGCAGCGCCACCGTCATCAACGCCGCCCTTGACACATTGAAGCGGGCATCAATATGGCTGATCTCATTGGGCAGCACCTGGCGCACCGCATCGGTGGAGGCGCGCTCGCTGGGGATCAAGGCCACGCCGCGAATTTCGGGGTGCACGGGGATGGCCACGGCCTTGTACTGCGGGTCGCTGCCGTCGACAGGCGTCGACGTCCACGACACCACTGCCCCACCCATGACCGAGGCGGCAGCATTATCGGGGTGGCCTTCAAATGCCGAAGAAAGCTGGACCAGATCGGCGGTGCTGAGCACATCACCGGCCAAAGCATTCGCCGCAGCCACACCGGCAACCGCGGCAGCAGCAGAAGAACCAAGGCCACGCGATTGAGGAATACGGTTATGGCAGGTCACTTTGAGCCCAGGTGCCTGAACGCCGGCGGCCTCAAGGCCAGAGTAAATGGCGCGCACCACCAGGTGGCGCTGATCCAGTGGGACTTCGCCCTCGCCTTCGCCTTCGACAATCACTTCGAGGCCTTCGCTGGTGATTTCGACCCAGATGTCGTCGAAAAGCGAAAGGGCAAGCCCGAGGGTGTCAAAGCCAGGCCCAAGATTGGCAGAGGATGCGGGGACGCGAACGTGCACGCGACGCCCGACGCTCAATTGCTGCATTAGTTCTCCATCAAACGGATCACGCTGGTGATCTTCTGTACTGCGTCGATGCTCTTGATCTTTTCAACGGTGGCCTGCAAATCGCGTTCCTTGGCGGCATGGGTGACCACAATCAAGCGGGCAACATCCTCGCCGCCTTCTTGGCGCACTGTTCTCAAAGAAATGCCGTTATCGGCAAAGATCTTGGCAAGCTCAGCCAGCACGCCCTGGCGCTCTTCTACTTCCATATCGATGTGGTAGCAGGTCAGCACCTCGCCAAAATCGGCGATTGGCAAGTTAGCGTAGGTGGATTCACCTGGGGCGCGGCCACCGAAGACCTTGTTACGGGCGGCACCGACAATATCGCCAAGCACCGCAGAAGCCGTGGGGTTACCACCAGCGCCATTGCCGTAGAACATCAAACGGCCCGCAGCCTCTGCCTCTACAAACACGGCATTGAACGACTTAGACACGCTGGCTAGCGGGTGCTCGCGATCCACCAAGGTGGGGTGCACGCGGGCAGAGACCTTCTCTTGGCCCTGCTCATCGCGGAAACGCTCACAAATGGCCAGCAGCTTAATGGTCTGGCCTGCTTGTTTCGCAGCCTCAATGTCTTCGGCGGTGATATGAGAAATGCCCTCGCAGTAGACATCCTCGAAGGTCACGCGGGTATGGAATGCCAGCGATGCCAAAATGGCAGCCTTGGATGCAGCATCATGGCCTTCAACATCAGCAGTTGGATCGGCTTCTGCATACCCCAGGCGGGTGGCCTCGGCGAGCATGTCGTCGTAGGAAGCGCCGGTGGAATCCATGGCGTCGAGGATGAAGTTGGTGGTTCCGTTGACGATGCCGGCCACCGTCTCTACCTGATCGCCTGCCAGGGAACGACGCAGCGGGCCTACCACGGGGATGGCGGCTGCAACGGCAGCCTCGAAGTACAGATCAACGCCTGCGGCATCGGCTGCCTGAGCAAGCTCCTCGGAGTGCGCGGCTACCAGTGCCTTATTGGCAGTTACCACAGACTTGCCGGCTTCAAGCGCCTCCAGCACGAGCTTGCGCGGGTAATCGATACCGCCGATGACCTCCACCACGATGTCGACATCATCGCGGCGCAGCAAAGACTCAGCATCGGTGGTAAGCAACCCCAGTTCGCTTGCCAGCGAACCCTCGTGCTTTTCCACGCTGGATACAGCAACGCCGCGGATCTCCAGCGGGCCGCCGGCGCGGTGAAGGAAATCCTCGCTATTTTCGTGGATCAAACGCAGCACCTGGCTACCGACGGTGCCATAACCCAAAATGGCCAGGCCAACGGGCTCACCTGCGCCCTTGCCGGGCTTGAACATGGTTTGGGGTGCGGCGGTCATAATGCTCCTAGAAAATGTTGAGGCAAATGCCC
This window of the Corynebacterium pseudopelargi genome carries:
- a CDS encoding nitrate reductase subunit alpha; amino-acid sequence: MPTASQSSNPLFQMGSFLRKGETGKEGQQIFLKGGRQADVFYRDRWAFDKVVRSTHGVNCTGSCSWKVYVKDGVITWESQAVDYPSTGPDMPDYEPRGCPRGASFSWYTYSPTRIRYPYIRGVLLDMFREAKGRLGDPVLAWREIVETPEKRQAYISQRGKGGLVRVGYDEAMEIAAAAHVYTVKQYGPDRIAGFTVIPAMSQVSYGAGTRFLQLIGGVALSFYDWYADLPPASPQTFGDQTDVPESGDWYNSSYLMMWGSNIPVTRTPDAHFMAEARYKGTKVVVVSPDFADNTKFADEWLRLAPGTDGALAFAMGHVILSEFHVGKKEPFFLDYMRQFTDAPFLVELDQRADGTFTPGKFLSAAQSGDDSLASTANATHRLLVMEADGAIKDPGGTVADRWGDDGEGKWNLKLDGVAPVMSVAETNGFDTAEVCFPRFDLPGGGDQAGPVGAGVVHRGVPTRTVNGKLVTTVYDLMLAHYGVRREELNLPGQWPEDFFDASVVGTPAWQEELTGVPANAAIRIGREFAQNAVDSGGRSQIIMGAGVNHYFHADSIYRTFLALTSMCGTQGVNGGGWAHYVGQEKLRPMNGWGQYAFAGDWNRPPRQMISTGFYYLTTDQWRYDSTKAARLASPLANRGVVGNKTTADTLVESMKRGWMPSYPQFDRNTLLLAEEAKQQGISPQEHIANELNAGNLHFACEDPDNPQNYPRILLNWRTNLLGSSAKGTEFFLRHMLGIDSDASAEEIGPEDRPEQMVWRDEAPKGKLDLMMTTDFRNTSTSLSSDIVLPAATWYEKHDMSSTDMHPFLHSFNAAINPPWEARSDFEVFRDLAAAFSKLAAKWLGTQTDVVAAPLAHDSPDELAMPGGVVPPLDEHGYVPGKTMAKLIPVERDYAAVYEKWMHLGPLTGKLGTGVHGTAYNVEKQTEELKLILGESETTTAGLRPDLSTAPKVIDMILHLSGVSNGEVAAEGFRNQAKRTGLDNLHELVDNVEGTRINWDMIKERPAEVITSPEWTGIKKDGRRYTAFSINREYLKPFHTLSGRMHYYLDHDWFIDYGEALPMYRPPLDHLHVHGETAPGELLQNDAGDPEVTVRYLTTHNKWSIHSQYYDNLHVLSISRGGQVIWMSQKDADKLGVRDNDWVEAYNRNGVVSARAIVSYRIPEGTVFMNHAQERTTGTPLNESTGRRGGTHNSLTRIMIKPIHVAGGYGHLTYGFNYIGPTGNNRDEVTRIRRRSQEVEY
- the narH gene encoding nitrate reductase subunit beta, whose translation is MKVMAQIAMIMNLDKCIGCHTCSVTCKQAWTNREGTEYMWFNNVETRPGVGYPYGWEDQGKWEGGWVLDKRGKLKPRSGGRLKKLATIFHNPKLPTIEDYYEPWTYEYEKLLSAPAGQKTQPTARPVSQLDGRPIDTIKWSSNWDDNLGGSGQTLDDDPVLKQMNMQVRKEIEDAFMFYLPRICEHCLNPTCVSSCPSGAMYKRSEDGIVLVDQDRCRGWRMCVSGCPYKKVYFNHKTGKAEKCTLCYPRIEVGQPTVCSETCVGRLRYLGVLLYDADRVASAASTPEEGDLFQAQKDILLDPHDPEVQRAAVEAGIPHSWIDAAQQSPIWDLIFRYEVAVPLHPEYRTLPMVWYIPPLSPVVDAVTASGADGEHHKVLLSAISNMRIPLEYLAGLFTAGDTAAVEKVLRRLAAMRSYMRDINLGQKPQEAIAASVGMTGKDMEAMYRLLAIAKYDDRYVIPTASPETPRGISSLPSFGGADPAASVEQFHGLGEGAPEACHSGAGAGPVALTSWSAGQRPDSMFPRSR
- the narJ gene encoding nitrate reductase molybdenum cofactor assembly chaperone translates to MRTHVGIVPAPTPAVAITQQQRRRLFMACSLLLDYPDEVLIQRIPTVREALGAMPAAIEAELEGFFHATDTHAARWLEEHYVDTFDQRRRCSLFLSYYAVGDTRQRGTAILAFRDALGALGFELDRDELPDHLCVLLEAAGLAQGEVHDQATQILATHRDGIEVLRAALETFDSPYAHLIKAVCMALPEIDQELAQHFMELIRQGPPSELVGLGTPFPFAQTENP
- the narI gene encoding respiratory nitrate reductase subunit gamma is translated as MTSIDTFLWVAFPWLAIVAFVLGMSWRWRTDQFGWTTHSTQIYESKLLRISSPLFHWGMMFVILGHIMGLAFPKSWTRAVGISDAAYHLIATIPGTIAGIAAVLGLVGLIYRRVHTRSVFLSTSTSDKVMYVLLGLAILSGFVATVSTQVFGGPHGYDYRETISPWLRQLLIFNAHPEWMATVPWQFKVHVLAGFTLLAVWPFTRLVHVFSAPVGYTTRPYVVYRSRDTRTQPTRQHVAWEPVRSNKRQVHEPNDEGQWYGA
- the modA gene encoding molybdate ABC transporter substrate-binding protein; translated protein: MRKLLPLALALVLTGCASQEQLTVFGAASTRLINDSLVQQSGEDIQFHNAGSAALVQQLREGAPADVLITANEATMQQAEDAGLVGTPKAVATNSMVLIVPKGNPAGVQGFKDLGDAVVVICDVQVPCGDTTATLEKANNTTINAASLEQSVSDVLGKVVSREADAGVVYRSDAAAAGDSVEVIEIPHADEYPNRIMAAVVDQSSHPDQAEKILNTLGSQEFRSTWQEQGFTPQ
- a CDS encoding ATP-binding cassette domain-containing protein; this encodes MHLLAVLAGVFLLLPLIALCTRVAWTDIIGIALREDSLQMFALSLGSAVVATLCCLVLGIPLALWLQLLPRGAGLARGLVLLPLAMPPVVAGLALSAAFGRKGLVAPLLDATGIQLAFSFAGVVMAHCFIALPFVVVTVDAALRQFDREIWYSAQAVGMTPTQVVRRVLLPGVRPAILSGAGLAFVRSLGEFGTTLTFAGSLPGVTRTLPVGIYLARETDPDQAYALAALLVLLAVAVLAAVALLGRSPRVRTQQAVELRPVDVAALSALSASELGAPSIKVDDFYAQAGHTTALIGPNGAGKTTLLGKIAGRISAQVFIDGKPISEPMWQRGIVMLTQQPGLPRHCSVEQAIAMVHPEAARLLEAAGLEALANVPTAELSGGQAAQVALLRALAARPRVLLLDEPLAAVDVEAAQHWRALLAAAAKGRTVVFISHDPTDVATLSSKIAVLEQAQVRSIADTQEEFSRPSNSFVASFAGVNRLEGVVQSVEHGIAEMRVGDLHVVAQADGDLAVHDRAVAVFAPDAVTLKVVENPAGVESARNQWEGRITSVEFHKNIVFVRVKFATASITLHTTQASALRLSLGVGSSVICAIKALNVHVYRAPTPHASTEEL